AGGCCGGAACCGACCTGCCCGATCAGGTCGACCGGCTCCTGATGGATGCCGCCCTCGGCACGCTCGGTCTGGCCCGCAAGGCCGGCCTGATCGTCCTGGGCTTCGCCAAGGTCGAAGCTGCGATCCGCTCGGATGCGGTGATCGGCCTGATCCGTGCGGGCGAGGCCGGCGAGGACGGGACGAACAAGATGACCGCGGCGCTCCGGCGCCGCTTCGGCGACGAAAACGCGATTCCGGTCGTGCGTTTCTTCTCCGGGGCCCAATTGGATTTGGCATTGGGCCGGTCGAATGTGGTACATGCTGCGGTGCTCGCGGGCCGGGCGGGTGAAATATTCCTCGAGCGGTACCACGCGCTCGAACGCTGGCGGGGTGGCACGGCCATCCCGGCGGCGGACAACGAACGTACGAGGGGCGGCGACGCCCCGCAGGACTGACAGGCTCATGAACGATACGAAGAGCACGACCGACAAGACCCTGCACGTCGACGTCAAGAAGACGCTGACGTTGAAGCCCAAGTCGGACACCAACGTTGTCCGGCAGAGCTTCAGCCACGGCAGGTCGAAGGCGGTCGTCGTCGAGACGAAGAAGAAGCGGCCGATCCTGAAGCCCGGCGAGGTCGAGCCCGCCGCGGTGCGCCCGAACGCGGCTGCACCGGCCGCGGCGCCCTCGGTCGCGCCGACGCCGCCCGCCGCTCCGGCGGTGGCGGCGGCTCCGGCCGCCGGGCCGGCACCGGCACCCGCCCCCGTCGTGGCGCCCCCTCCCGCCGCGGCGCCCGGGCGCCGG
This is a stretch of genomic DNA from Prosthecodimorpha staleyi. It encodes these proteins:
- a CDS encoding IF-2-associated domain-containing protein — its product is MNDTKSTTDKTLHVDVKKTLTLKPKSDTNVVRQSFSHGRSKAVVVETKKKRPILKPGEVEPAAVRPNAAAPAAAPSVAPTPPAAPAVAAAPAAGPAPAPAPVVAPPPAAAPGRR
- a CDS encoding RNA-binding protein, with protein sequence MPRKNEPTERTCIVSRETLPVEALIRFVLGPDGTVVPDLKRKLPGRGVWVEASRKAVETATRKRLFGRGFGEEAKAGTDLPDQVDRLLMDAALGTLGLARKAGLIVLGFAKVEAAIRSDAVIGLIRAGEAGEDGTNKMTAALRRRFGDENAIPVVRFFSGAQLDLALGRSNVVHAAVLAGRAGEIFLERYHALERWRGGTAIPAADNERTRGGDAPQD